The following proteins come from a genomic window of Chlamydiales bacterium:
- the uvrB gene encoding excinuclease ABC subunit UvrB: MFKLKKDFLPCGDQPDTIHKLTEGVLKGKPAQVLLGVTGSGKTYTMANIIEKVQKPSLVLAHNKTLAAQLYQEFKKFFPDNAVEYFVSYYDYYQPEAYLPRTDTYIEKDLSINDTIDKMRLSATRSLLERKDVLIVASVSCIYGLGMPEHYAEMKLHLQVGEKWNQNALLIQLVEMQYKRNDTDFFRGIFRLRGDVLEIYPAYEENCAYRMEFFDDLLEKISEIDPVTGRISKRLENLTIYPGSHYVMPEAVRLRAVETIQQELQERITYFGLQEKVVEQARIRQRTLYDLEMIKEVGFCKGVENYSRHFSGRNPGDPPSCLLDYFGDDYLLFIDESHQTIPQLHAMYHGDRSRKKTLIDFGFRLPSAYDNRPLKFQETYERINQVIYVSATPGEWELNEAGGECCEQIIRPTGLLDPEIEVRAATGQVDDILEEIRLHQEKGERILVTTLTKRLSEDLTKYLLNLKVKAKYLHSEIDTLERVQILHDLRIGVFDVLVGINLLREGLDLPEVSLVAILDADKQGFLRSQTALIQTCGRAARNAKGRVIMYADRLTEAIRKTLEITQERRKRQMAYNQAHDIIPQTIKRNFANEMSFPKDLSKSQAESSNDLHKKKKRYFNVQDLEKKIQNYEKLMHQATKKFRFEEAAKYRDLIRKYKNKELGVE, translated from the coding sequence ATGTTTAAACTCAAAAAGGATTTTCTCCCTTGTGGTGATCAACCAGATACAATTCACAAACTGACCGAAGGGGTTTTAAAGGGAAAACCTGCACAAGTCCTTTTAGGAGTGACTGGATCAGGGAAAACTTATACGATGGCTAACATCATCGAAAAAGTCCAAAAACCCTCTTTAGTTTTAGCTCATAACAAAACACTTGCTGCTCAACTATATCAGGAATTCAAAAAATTTTTTCCAGATAATGCTGTCGAGTATTTCGTTTCTTATTATGATTATTATCAACCTGAAGCTTATCTTCCCCGTACCGATACTTACATTGAAAAGGATCTTTCAATCAATGATACGATTGACAAGATGCGCCTTTCAGCGACCCGTTCATTGCTAGAAAGAAAAGATGTTTTGATTGTGGCTTCTGTCTCTTGTATCTATGGTCTTGGGATGCCAGAACATTATGCAGAGATGAAACTGCATTTACAAGTAGGAGAAAAATGGAATCAAAATGCTCTTTTAATCCAACTGGTTGAGATGCAATATAAGCGTAATGATACCGATTTTTTTCGTGGGATTTTTCGATTACGTGGTGACGTATTAGAAATTTATCCGGCTTATGAGGAAAACTGTGCCTATCGTATGGAATTTTTTGATGATCTTCTTGAGAAGATCAGTGAGATAGACCCTGTAACGGGTAGAATATCGAAAAGATTGGAAAATTTGACCATTTATCCTGGTTCCCATTATGTCATGCCGGAGGCTGTGCGCTTACGTGCTGTTGAAACAATTCAGCAAGAACTTCAGGAAAGAATCACCTACTTTGGATTGCAAGAGAAGGTAGTGGAACAAGCAAGAATTCGTCAGCGTACCCTCTATGATTTGGAGATGATTAAGGAAGTAGGTTTTTGCAAAGGGGTAGAAAATTACTCTCGCCATTTTTCAGGCAGAAATCCAGGGGATCCCCCCTCTTGTTTACTCGATTACTTTGGAGATGATTATCTTTTGTTTATCGATGAATCTCACCAAACGATCCCTCAACTTCATGCGATGTATCATGGAGATAGAAGCAGAAAAAAAACTCTGATTGATTTTGGATTTCGCCTTCCCTCTGCTTATGATAACCGTCCTTTAAAATTTCAAGAAACTTATGAAAGGATCAATCAAGTGATTTATGTTTCTGCGACTCCAGGGGAGTGGGAGCTTAATGAAGCTGGAGGAGAGTGTTGCGAACAAATTATTCGTCCTACAGGCCTTTTAGATCCAGAAATTGAAGTGAGAGCTGCCACTGGACAAGTAGATGATATTTTGGAAGAGATTCGTCTTCATCAAGAGAAAGGAGAAAGAATTCTCGTGACGACATTGACAAAACGTCTTTCTGAAGATCTCACGAAATATCTCCTCAATCTAAAGGTAAAAGCAAAATATCTCCATTCTGAGATTGACACCCTTGAACGTGTCCAAATTTTGCATGATTTACGCATAGGTGTTTTTGATGTACTGGTCGGGATTAATCTCCTGCGAGAAGGACTCGATCTTCCAGAGGTTTCTCTTGTAGCAATACTTGATGCTGACAAGCAAGGATTTTTACGTAGCCAAACCGCGCTCATCCAGACCTGTGGAAGAGCTGCGCGTAATGCAAAAGGACGAGTCATCATGTATGCGGATAGATTAACTGAAGCGATCAGAAAGACCCTTGAAATTACTCAGGAACGTCGTAAGCGTCAAATGGCATATAATCAAGCGCATGACATTATTCCTCAAACTATTAAACGCAATTTTGCGAATGAAATGAGTTTCCCTAAAGATCTCTCAAAATCACAAGCAGAATCCTCAAACGATTTGCATAAAAAGAAAAAACGCTATTTTAATGTTCAAGATCTTGAAAAGAAAATCCAGAATTATGAAAAACTCATGCATCAAGCAACGAAAAAGTTTCGCTTTGAAGAAGCAGCTAAATATCGAGATCTTATAAGAAAATACAAAAATAAAGAATTAGGGGTGGAATAG